CCACGCCCGCCAGCATGCCGGCGCCGGCGCCGAGCGCCAGTCCCACCGGCTTGTAGGCGATCTTGGCTTTGTTCACCGTCCGCGCTCCCTCCGTCGGCCCCGTGCTGGTAGCCGGAGCACCTTCGCAGCGGCGTCTTCCCCGCCGCTGCCGGGATAAGCCCGGTGCCCGGTGGTTTTCCGCGTGCGGCTCAGCGGGCCGCGGGGGGCTCCTCACGGGGCGGAAGGGCCCCCAGCGCCCATCTGATCGTCCCGGTCACCGCCCTGCCGGACAGGAGTACGAGGTCCTCCGGAAGGTACGGCGCTGCGCGCAGGCCCAGCGCCTCCCGGGCCCATGGCGGCAGCGTGCGGACCGCGTTCGCCGCCAGGAGGGCGTAGGGGCCGCGGGCGATCCACGGCAGCGGCGGCTCGCGGAGGATGAAGCGGGCCGCGTCCAGGGCCTCCGGGGTGGCGCGCAGTTCGGGCCGGTAGCGGGCGAGCCGGGCCGCGAGGGAGGCGCGGTCGTCCGGTGGGTCGGGTACGCCGAGCGCGCGGGCGACCCGGGCGGTGTCGGCGATGTACGCGTCGCAGCCGGCGCCGTCCAGGGGGTGGGCACCGTAACGCTGGTGCGCACGCAGGAAGCTGTCGACCTCCGCCACGTGCACCCAGCACAGCAGGTGCGGGTCCGCGGCGTGGTAGGGCTCACCGGCGGCCGTGGTTCCGCGTATCCGCTCGTGCACCTCGCGTACGTGGTCAACGGCGCGCTGGGCGTCCTCGGCGGTGCCGTAGGTGGTGACCGCGAGGAAGGTGCTGGTGCGCTGGAGCCGCCCCCAGGGGTCGCCCCGGAAGCCGGAGTGCGCGGCGACGGCGGCCATCGCACGCGGGTGCAGGGATTGCAGCAGGAGCGCGCTGAGGCCGCCGACGAACATGGAGGCGTCTCCGTGGACGGTGCGAATGGGCCGCTCGGGGCCGAACCAGCGCGGGCCGGGGGTGCCGTGGATGCGGGCGCGGTTCTGCCGGCCGCCCGGCCCCGCCACGTGGGCGAAGAGACTGGTGCCGACCCGTTGGCGCAGGCCCTGGCCCGACCGCTGCGACATGTCCACGCTCCCATCCTCCCGCGCGGCCGGCCGGACCGGCAGTCCCCGGTCCGGCCCGGCCGCGGGCGGCTCAGGCGGAAAGCGCCTGCGCGACCACCGACCGCGCCGCTTCCTGCACTTCGGCGAGGTGTCCGGGGCCGCGGAACGATTCCGCGTAGATCTTGTAGACGTCCTCGGTGCCCGAGGGGCGGGCCGCGAACCAGGCGTGACCGGTGGTCACCTTGATCCCGCCGAACGCCGCGCCGTTGCCCGGGGCGCTGGTCAGCACCCCGGTGACCGGGTCACCCGCCAGCGTGTCCGCGGTGACCTGCTGCGGGGAGAGCCGGCCGAGCACCGCCTTCTCCTCCCGGGTGGCCGGGGCGTCGACGCGCGCGTACGCCGGCTCGCCGAACCGGGCGGTGAGCGCGGCGTACCGCTCGGAGGGGCTGTGTCCCGTCACCGCGAGGATCTCCGACGCGAGCAGGGCGAGGAGGATGCCGTCCTTGTCGGTGGTCCACACGGAGCCGTCGCGGCGCAGGAAGGAGGCGCCGGCCGACTCCTCACCGCCGAACCCGAGGGTGGCGCCGGACAGCCCGTCCACGAACCACTTGAAGCCGACGGGAACTTCCACCAGCTCGCGGCCGAGGTCGGCGGCCACCCGGTCGATCATCCCGGAGGACACGAGTGTCTTGCCGATGCCCGCGGAGACCGGCCACCCCTCGCGGTGGCGGTAGAGGTAGTCGATCGCGGTGGCGAGGTAGTGGTTGGGGTTCATCAGGCCGCCGTCCGGCGTGACGATGCCGTGGCGGTCGGCGTCGGCGTCGTTGCCGGTCGTCAGGTCGAACCGGTCCCGGCCCTCGATCAGGGAGGCCATCGCGTACGGGGAGGAGCAGTCCATACGGATCTTCCCGTCCCAGTCGAGCGTCATGAACCGCCAGGTGGGGTCGGTTTCCGGGTTGACGACGGTCAGGTCGAGCCGGTGTTCTTCGGCGATGCGTCCCCAGTAGGCGACGGAGGCGCCCCCGAGCGGGTCGGCGCCGATGCGCACGCCCGCCGCGCGGACGGCGTCGAGGTCGAGCACGGAGGGCAG
This Streptomyces sp. NBC_00539 DNA region includes the following protein-coding sequences:
- a CDS encoding oxygenase MpaB family protein; this translates as MSQRSGQGLRQRVGTSLFAHVAGPGGRQNRARIHGTPGPRWFGPERPIRTVHGDASMFVGGLSALLLQSLHPRAMAAVAAHSGFRGDPWGRLQRTSTFLAVTTYGTAEDAQRAVDHVREVHERIRGTTAAGEPYHAADPHLLCWVHVAEVDSFLRAHQRYGAHPLDGAGCDAYIADTARVARALGVPDPPDDRASLAARLARYRPELRATPEALDAARFILREPPLPWIARGPYALLAANAVRTLPPWAREALGLRAAPYLPEDLVLLSGRAVTGTIRWALGALPPREEPPAAR
- the pgm gene encoding phosphoglucomutase (alpha-D-glucose-1,6-bisphosphate-dependent), translating into MPNERAGQQARAEDLIDVSRLVTAYYALHPDPADPDQRVSFGTSGHRGSSLATAFNEDHIAATSQAICEYRARQGVDGPLFLGADTHALSEPARVTAIEVFAANGVAVLLDTADGYTPTPAVSHAILTHNRGRSGALADGVVVTPSHNPPGDGGFKYNPPHGGPAGSDATGWIQERANEIIAGGSKEVRRLPYARALAAATTGRYDFLGAYVRDLPSVLDLDAVRAAGVRIGADPLGGASVAYWGRIAEEHRLDLTVVNPETDPTWRFMTLDWDGKIRMDCSSPYAMASLIEGRDRFDLTTGNDADADRHGIVTPDGGLMNPNHYLATAIDYLYRHREGWPVSAGIGKTLVSSGMIDRVAADLGRELVEVPVGFKWFVDGLSGATLGFGGEESAGASFLRRDGSVWTTDKDGILLALLASEILAVTGHSPSERYAALTARFGEPAYARVDAPATREEKAVLGRLSPQQVTADTLAGDPVTGVLTSAPGNGAAFGGIKVTTGHAWFAARPSGTEDVYKIYAESFRGPGHLAEVQEAARSVVAQALSA